The following are encoded in a window of Microbacterium sp. LWO13-1.2 genomic DNA:
- the soxR gene encoding redox-sensitive transcriptional activator SoxR — MRTTLRLQLWLRSSDRRGEEKSMPQLVGDKNRQLTIGELSARSGVAASALHFYERNGLIFSERTAGNQRRYGRDTLRRVAFIRVSQRVGIPLKDIRTALESLPEGRTPTKRDWARLSQRWRDELDARIRQLEHLRRDLDGCIGCGCLSLNSCALQNPGDVLGRNGAGPIRWLAKGGHPVAE; from the coding sequence ATGAGGACGACGCTAAGACTTCAACTATGGTTGAGGTCAAGTGACCGGCGTGGCGAGGAGAAGAGCATGCCCCAATTGGTCGGCGACAAGAACCGTCAGCTCACGATCGGCGAGCTCTCCGCCCGCAGCGGGGTGGCCGCATCCGCCCTTCATTTCTACGAACGAAACGGCCTGATCTTCTCCGAGCGCACCGCGGGCAACCAGCGCCGCTACGGCCGCGACACCCTGCGTCGCGTCGCGTTCATCAGGGTCTCGCAGCGCGTCGGCATCCCGCTCAAGGACATCCGTACGGCGCTCGAATCCCTTCCCGAAGGCCGCACACCCACCAAGCGGGATTGGGCGCGACTCTCGCAGCGCTGGCGCGACGAGCTCGACGCGCGCATCCGACAGTTGGAGCACCTGCGGCGCGACCTCGACGGATGCATCGGGTGCGGTTGCCTGAGCCTGAACTCCTGCGCGCTGCAGAACCCCGGCGATGTGCTCGGACGCAACGGTGCCGGCCCGATCCGCTGGCTCGCGAAGGGCGGACACCCCGTCGCGGAGTGA